One Pomacea canaliculata isolate SZHN2017 linkage group LG1, ASM307304v1, whole genome shotgun sequence genomic window, TTATCACATGGTTAAAACTTTGattagaaatatattaaaatcatAATTGCAAATAGTGAATAAGAGCCTAGATGCAGAGCAACAAAACTCCCTATTTGTGATCAGGTTTTCATCGAATTTTGTGAAAAAGTAATCTGTGATGTATTTGAAGTACTGTCATGAAGCTGGTGTACCCTTGCTTAGAAAGGGTGCCATGCATGATTAGCTCTGTTAGAAGTTTTGTTAAACTGGATAgcatttctttctcatattACCTTTGTCTACTGCAAAAACATTATAGAACTGgattattcaacattttcattgctCATTTTCAGATTTATCATCAAGATAAAAACAATTCAACTGGTATATCAGTTTTACCAGTGGAAGCAAATCTGGAAATTTGTTTTGCCACttcaaaagaaatatgttgAAGTTAATTTGTGTCTTACTAACAAATGAATGCAGTTCAGTGTTCaaacatgcttttttaaaattcttcctATGCAATAAATTCTTATGCTATGTAGTGCAgatgtcttttttaatattgtatgcCCTTgatgtcattattattttagaaagtGTGAGCTAATAGCCAACATTTAACACAGGCACACATAGAATTCTAGTAAATCTTTCATTCCTAAGACTGAGAAATACTGatatataactatttttttaaagtagaaatAAGTAGATGTAAAAAATGAGCTTGTggcttttttatttcctttatcacagacatttttaaacattatctGTGTGCAATACAGGACCAGTGTGGGAAGTGGGTGTAACTGGAGATGGTAAGTATAAGTTGTAGACATGTTGCAGCTAATACTGCTTAGCATACAAGTGTCTGCTGTAGCAGAGTTTACTTCCCACCCAGGCCAGAATGCAAGCAAAAGCACCATGAGATATTTGAAGGAATCCTGATGTGAAGTATTTCTGTGGTCATATCGGCATTTGAAGTTTTCTAAAAGGGGACAGAATTCTTTTATCTGTCTGGTTCAAGACGTGCTTTGATTGATGCTCGCAAGCCCCTTGGTGCAACATCCAGAGGCGTCTTCTTATCCTGTGAAAAATACAGTATATATGCTTGTAGCTTGAttaggaaacaaaatattaccttCCAGCTCTAGTAATTGATCACAATGCTAATAGGCTATAGAATATGAACtgcattaataaaaatgtttcagaattaAAACTTTGTGAATTAAACGGACCAACAGCTTATTTTGTatcatgtcaaataaaaatatgacttaCATTGTTCAAAATGTCTACTCTGGCACCATGGTCTACTAAAATGTATGCCACTTCTGCCTTGTCATCCTCACATGCCATGTGCCTAGAATACAAGTAccaaaaaatacatgaaaataacAGACCAAACTGGTGCACTGAGAACATACAATTTAATGTATACTTGGGTAATCTACTAtcaatgactttaaaaaatacttgaatTCATCATAAATGTTGGCTCTTGATGCTCTACTTTCAGTAGCTGACGATAAGccacaaaatattcaaacacgTCAAACTTGTAACAGTCAAGAAGGCTTCATTAAAGCGAGCAAACCTTGACTGAttgtggaaaacatttttaaaatagtgatTCAAATTAAATCCATTACAGCAGACTCAAATTTTCTCTATActtaatgaaaatataacaCTTCTTAAACTGCCATCTTACAAAGGTGTTGAGCCTGTGGCATCCCGAGGGTCAAGGTCCACCTGATGTTCAAGAAGCAGCTTGACTATCTTTGCATTGCCTTTTGAGGCGGCACGATGTAAGGGAGTGTGGCCATAGTAATCAGTTTTGTTAGGGTCTGCTCCATTCTCCAATAAAATCTTTGTGATCTTTAAAAACAGACCATCAAATGCAGAGTGAGTGGTCtgcatttattttccttcagaCCAAAATATGATCTGTAGTGTAATAGTGTTTAGCTAATAAAAAGAGTCCAGCTGACTATTAACAGAGGAGGTGGGTGGTTGGGGGGTAGAACCTGATTCTATTCTTGGATTGCATAATCTGACAACAAACAGCAAGAGTAACTCAACTTTTTGCATGCTATGTGTGTTACAATGaatctgctgcatttgtttgaACTTATTCTCTAGATGAAAGGTaatgaactggaaaaaaaatgaaaatttcaaagGTTAACATTAGaagattcttttatttaaaaaaagaatatatacaTTTCAGACTTTTCAAGATAGTGGTGATTTTTGCTTAAACAAGTATTTGGTTTCAATTACCCCTGGTCTGTCTTTTGATGCTGCATAGTGCAGGGGGGATTGACCACTTGAGTTGGAAGCATCAATGTAAGCTCCATGACTTATAAGTATCCTGACAATTTCCTCCCTGCCTGCTGATGCTGCTATCATCAGGGGTGTCCAACTAgtctacacaaaaaaattttttcactGATAACACACTTTCGTGGAAGTAGTTGAATCACAACAAGccagttctgaaaaaaaaagtaaaaacaagaactcattgcaaaacaaaatgcaaagtaaGATTTTAACCTGATGACTTGAATACTTGTATATCAGCATGAGGGTCGGGGAGGCGTAACCTTTCATTTATaacacacaaaagcaatgcCCAGCACCGACCATGATTTTGGATTACACATATTTCACTATATGCATGTCTGTGTATTCatgcaaaaaatattactaaaagcAGAGAGTACCTCATCCCAAGCGTTCACATCAACTTTTAGTCGCAGCAGGTACTCAACAATATCCATGTGACCACCACAGGCAGCCCAGAGAAGCGGCCGTCTCCCTGactataaaagtttatttttgtataaatgcAAGAATCAGTCTTGAATACAAGTAAGCTCTTTATACGCCGAGTCAATGTTAATTTACAAAACCAGAAATGCGAATTCATGATAAATTTAGTCTTATCTCAAAGTAAACCGTCTTAGTCATTCATTCAAGCTTGATAAGCTCCTAGACAAAACCTCTCAAACTGTTTCTTCCAGAATTAAAGCCGCTTACCGAGTCCACTGCTGATGCAAGAGAAGGGTTATTGTCAACTTTCAGCTTAAACTGCGGGAAATTTCCATCGTAAGCCAACTTGCAAAcctcatcagcagcagacattttggattgttttgaAACGTACAAATCAACTTCCGGTCGGAAGGATTAATGACGACAACTTTCATTGGTCCGCTGAAGTTCACTTTCTACTAATCGAAGTTTACTTGCAACTTTTGCACCTGTAGGTCGTGCGTTTTCGCGGAGTTAGCATAGACGTGTACTTGCATCAAAATATggcttttaatgtcattttgATGTACTTGATGGATTTATATGTTTGGACAACGTGACACATGAcgtgtatttacaagaaaagttGGATAATGTTTGAGCGAAGAACGAAGCCATCGAGAGGTAAAATGTTATGGGATAGAGTGATAGAcactacttctttctttttttttgccataAAATTTAAAGCAATGCAGGCGTGCGGAACGACTTGGAAAAAGGAATGTATACACACTTACTTGGAGAGGGTCCCCCATATACTCGAATACCGCAAgtataattaaatgttttgaatCAGTTTAGGAGATCGGCTCGGAAGTTTTCAAGGGAAACTGTAGATCGTTATTCACCAACTCCTGAACCTGTGCAGGTAACATTTTTGGTACCATCCCACCTGTTGTAGAAACAGTTCTTCCAAGGGCAAACTTTATTACTCCGCTATTTTAGCGGAATTCAGTCTTAGATTTCATTGAGATTTTTCAAGTGAAAGTCTTCGTGGTATATTTTTTTGCGTCCTACTAATGAATTCTATGTAACTATATAATATGCAGGCACGATAATGCGAATTACTCAGAAAGTAGACAACTTGTATAATATACCTAATTAACACTTTAATTTCGACTTACATTTCATTCACAAGCTCATTTTATGGTTATTGAATCAACCATATGAAATGTAagagataaaatgttttgaatttaGTGGCAAGCCGTCGGTTATTAATCAGTTATTAATTATGAATGTCAAAAAATCCAGACTCATTGGGGTTTGTTCTTGTTAACATAACAGACACTCAGGCACTTAAGATATTATTGCCACTTGATTGTTCAATTCACCGCacttttatatgtttgttgtgaCCCACATAATTCTGTCCTGGACAATCAATAcgtttaaatataaaaacacatacCTCTACTTATTTCCTGGTGTTGTACAGGTAAAAGGTGGCAGACAGATGTGATAtagttgatatatatatatactcttacTGGTTTCATAGGGAAGGGACAGGGAGAGTGAAAATGAAGGTTGTTGCAAAATGACATCCTGTCCTCCAGCTGTCTTTATAAGCATTTTTCCTCATTATCTTCAACtttcgctttttaaaaaaatctttttctgcaAATTTGGTGACTGCCTTGAGTGACTTATCCTGCTTAtgtgttttgtattgtatttgtataGAAGTGATGTCAGTCATCATCAGTTATCAGCCGTTTGTTTTGCTGGTGACTGCAAGTACAGGACATGCTAGAACTATACTTGGACATTGGCACAAGCAGTAGGTAATGCTTGTCCTagcttagttttaaaaattgcaagCTGTGTTACTGTTAGCAATCATACTGTCATTCACCACTTGGGGAACCTTATGCTGGCAAATTTGTAAGCTAAACTATCATCatcaaatgtcaaatgtcaaagtttttgtttctaaGAAGGTCACTTTTATCAAAAGCACTGACAAAGCCTGATGGTATTTAGAGGATAATGCATACCAGTCA contains:
- the LOC112567375 gene encoding 26S proteasome non-ATPase regulatory subunit 10-like, with product MSAADEVCKLAYDGNFPQFKLKVDNNPSLASAVDSSGRRPLLWAACGGHMDIVEYLLRLKVDVNAWDETSWTPLMIAASAGREEIVRILISHGAYIDASNSSGQSPLHYAASKDRPGITKILLENGADPNKTDYYGHTPLHRAASKGNAKIVKLLLEHQVDLDPRDATGSTPLHMACEDDKAEVAYILVDHGARVDILNNDKKTPLDVAPRGLRASIKARLEPDR